One Oryza glaberrima chromosome 11, OglaRS2, whole genome shotgun sequence genomic region harbors:
- the LOC127755843 gene encoding CASP-like protein 1U3: protein MARAKSSSSCSGRGGASLALRIATVALSVVSAAAAVWLEASGRAGEAKAAASLAELVDTAAQVLLYSSAALSFAVDDFGTCGRRVAGVCAAAGAFCLRVRASGAASLSAGVALSVSLYLKDVPVSDERKPEPRCGHGCHCHH, encoded by the exons ATGGCTCGTGCCAAGTCTAGCTCTAGCTGCTCAGGCCGCGGTGGCGCCAGCCTCGCGCTGCGCATTGCCACGGTGGCGCTGTCGGTGGTGTCGGCG gcggcggcggtgtggctgGAGGCGAGCGGCAGGGCCGGGgaggccaaggcggcggcgtcgctggccGAGCTCGTCGACACGGCGGCGCAGGTGCTGCTCTACTCGTCGGCGGCGCTGTCGTTCGCCGTCGACGACTTCGGCACCTGCGGCCGGAGGGTCGCCGGCGTCTGCGCCGCGGCGGGTGCGTTCTGCCTGCGGGTGCgcgcctccggcgccgcctcgctGTCCGCCGGCGTCGCCTTGTCGGTGTCGCTGTACTTGAAGGACGTGCCGGTCTCCGACGAACGCAAGCCGGAGCCGAGATGTGGCCATGGCTGCCATTGCCACCATTAG
- the LOC127755155 gene encoding CASP-like protein 1U3 — protein MCEGEKKKDSSSGALYCVNLALRIVVLGLAVAAAALMATASQCTIFLYYGGPLHTITYKDFGPFVYLVVASSIGAFMEAIAIFLTICKKKDGTPAKVLLPLLDAAVPVLLYSATAAAFAAGDMSYCAVGKRVGVCTTAAAGNFCNQVHIAMYVSLAAGVALLVAEIVKHWPDSGKKKEGGGGGCGSDSDSDKSTPCHHGCHSKH, from the exons ATGTGTGAGGGCGAGAAGAAGAAGGACTCGTCAAGCGGCGCGCTCTACTGCGTCAACCTCGCCCTCCGCATCGTCGTCCtcgggctcgccgtcgccgcggcggcgctcatggcgacggcgagccagTGCACCATCTTCCTCTACTACGGCGGCCCTCTCCACACCATCACCTACAAGGACTTTGGCCCCTTCGT GTATTTGGTGGTGGCGAGCTCGATCGGGGCGTTCATGGAGGCGATCGCCATCTTCCTGACCATCTGCAAGAAGAAGGACGGCACGCCGGCGAAGGTGCTCCTGCCGCTGCTGgacgccgccgtgccggtgctGCTCTActcggcgacggccgccgcgttcgccgccggcgacatgtCGTACTGCGCCGTGGGGAAGCGCGTCGGCGTCTgcaccaccgctgccgccggcaaCTTCTGCAACCAGGTGCACATTGCCATGTacgtctccctcgccgccggcgtcgccctgCTCGTCGCCGAGATCGTCAAGCACTGGCCGGACTCCGGGAAGAagaaggaaggcggcggcggcggatgcgggtcggactccgactccgacaAGTCAACCCCTTGCCACCATGGCTGCCATAGCAAGCATTAG
- the LOC127755475 gene encoding E3 ubiquitin-protein ligase WAV3-like — MYINLAPVSALASDKVQLSTFPRVDAIPRRECHPRLLVLVRVAVPATAARRAPVDLVTLLDISCGGGGGAPARRLDLLRKAMDLVIGNLGADDRLAIVPFHSSVVDATGLLEMSVEGRGVASRKVQSLAVAGGTKLFPALNAAVEILEARCWEAKRERVGAVVLISDGDDRTIFREAINPRYPVHAFGFRGAHDARAVHHVADHTSGVYGVLDDEHDRVTDAFAACVRRVTSVVAVDAQVDLTCGAYSRASLLAVERSGDHRAHVDEDRRSGFIYAGALCAGDVKNFLVYVDVDREADGGGVTELLTAHGTYMDAARRKETTVHLDERMAVVQRRDKVPDVSRDVAAELVRVDTVKMVAAVLDRFKDKGSAAAAMELREGWCRVKASEDARAAGAASLAVLEREIDEIEASLVRCTGLSTMLSWLNRHKLQLHTAAAAAATARVSPAPPSSSNVVADAIAAGEGHVKEVAGAAVAGGTKRKCVEMDMIEERLAYWSKVKHDLPLMFPDHAAAAATSTATATAAEGTASTGDHVAAVFRDASLETINRAMFHDIYLAVLHASTVRRCGQTSQSTEHPHHDQDDS, encoded by the exons ATGTACATTAATCTG GCTCCAGTGTCAGCTCTGGCGAGTGACAAGGTACAGCTGAGCACTTTCCCGAGGGTGGACGCGATCCCCCGTCGGGAATGCCACCCGCGTCTCCTGGTGCTGGTGCGCGTCGCCGTGCCGGCGACTGCGGCGCGCCGTGCACCGGTTGACCTCGTCACCCTGCTCGACatcagctgcggcggcggcggcggcgcgccggcgaggaggctggACCTGCTGAGGAAGGCGATGGACCTCGTCATTGGAAACCTCGGCGCCGACGACCGCCTCGCCATCGTGCCGTTCCACTCCTCCGTCGTCGACGCCACCGGCCTTCTCGAGATGTCCGTCGAGGGACGGGGCGTCGCGAGCCGGAAGGTGCAGTCgctggccgtcgccggcggcaccaAGCTGTTCCCGGCGTTGAACGCGGCCGTCGAGATCCTGGAGGCGCGGTGCTGGGAGGCGAAGCGCGAacgcgtcggcgccgtcgtcctcatctccgacggcgacgaccgcacCATCTTCCGCGAGGCCATCAACCCCAGGTACCCCGTCCACGCCTTCGGCTTCCGCGGCGCGCACGACGCGAGGGCCGTGCACCACGTCGCCGACCACACCTCCGGCGTGTACGGCGTCCTCGACGACGAGCACGACAGGGTCACCGACGCGTTCGCGGCGTGCGTCCGCCGCGTcacctccgtcgtcgccgtcgacgcgcaGGTCGACCTCACCTGCGGCGCCTACTCCAGGGCGTCGCTCCTGGCCGTCGAGAGGAGCGGGGACCACAGGGCCCACGTCGACGAGGACCGGAGGTCCGGGTTCATCTACGCCGGCGCGCTCTGCGCCGGCGACGTCAAGAACTTCCTCGTGTACGTCGACGTCGACCgggaggccgacggcggcggcgtcaccgagCTGCTCACCGCGCACGGCACGTACATggacgcggcgaggaggaaggagacgaccgTGCACCTGGACGAGCGGATGGCCGTGGTGCAGAGGCGCGACAAGGTCCCCGACGTGTCCCGCGACGTCGCGGCGGAGCTGGTCCGCGTCGACACGGTCAAGAtggtcgccgccgtgctcgacAGGTTCAAGGACAaggggagcgccgccgccgccatggagctCCGTGAGGGGTGGTGCCGCGTCAAGGCCTCCGAGGACGCGCgtgccgccggcgcggcgagccTCGCCGTCCTCGAGAGGGAGATCGACGAGATTGAGGCCAGCCTGGTCCGGTGCACCGGGCTGTCCACCATGCTCTCGTGGCTCAATCGCCACAAGCTGCAGctgcacaccgccgccgccgccgccgcgacggcgagggtttccccggcgccaccgtcgtcgtccaaCGTGGTGGCGGACGctatcgccgccggcgaggggcaCGTGAAGGAGGTtgctggcgccgccgtcgccggcggcacgaAGCGCAAGTGCGTGGAGATGGACATGATCGAGGAGCGGCTTGCCTACTGGTCCAAGGTGAAGCACGACCTGCCGCTCATGTTCCCggaccacgcggcggcggcggcgacgtcgacggcgacggcaacggcggcggaggggacggCGAGCACCGGCGACCACGTGGCGGCGGTGTTCCGCGACGCCTCGTTGGAGACCATCAACCGCGCCATGTTCCACGACATCTACTTG GCGGTTCTACATGCCAGCACCGTGAGGCGTTGCGGCCAGACTTCACAGTCAACGGAGCATCCACATCACGATCAGGATGATTCTTAA
- the LOC127755298 gene encoding E3 ubiquitin-protein ligase WAVH1-like — MSQAQAANTVQVTAYAKVDAVHVGAVKQRPGVPVLVRVVAPPPAAASSERAPIDLVAVLDVSCCGGLGPVNRMDLLKKAMGFVIDKLGEHDRLAVVPVQASAAVAEKHDLVEMNAEGRKEATRMVQSSLTVTGENKLSTALKKAATILEGRKDHDKKRPGFIVLISDGDDASVLRDAMNLNCSVHAFGFRDAHNARAMHRIANTSAGTYGILNDGHDGLADAFVTSVGNITSIVAVDAEVSVSCSGAESTAAKLTAIESGRFKHDINGGGKRGTIQAGALQAGAVRSFLVYVDNVGDDELEHLPSMLTVGVQYEDRSTTTSQNAAENQAGREMARRTAQVVVVRDGDEHSRLVAAEIVRVAAMRIVGEIIKNYGDNGRALAGAADELHKQWSLLKKSEFAKEAAPACFVSALDAEMSEMEATLRRSSGMSYMLSWQTCHSLQHLQHARSSSSPSATTSVAAAAKGNGGASAVAAAARQSFTAGGAAAMGKFVWSGAHHGGGGGGGGGGERKRKYQSSEMEMIEQRLAYWTKVKCELPPMHHDGECPDHMTTIFRDASRDSIDRAMFHDVFLAVVHATGRRSSKSGGGGDSSCGL; from the exons ATGTCTCAG GCTCAAGCTGCAAACACTGTGCAAGTGACGGCCTACGCCAAGGTCGACGCCGTCCATGTCGGTGCGGTGAAGCAGCGGCCGGGCGTCCCCGTGCTGGtgcgcgtcgtcgcgccgccaccggcggcggcgtcatcggAGCGCGCCCCGATCGACCTCGTCGCGGTGCTCGACGTCAGCTGCTGCGGCGGGCTGGGGCCGGTGAACCGGATGGATCTCCTCAAGAAGGCCATGGGCTTCGTCATCGACAAGCTCGGCGAGCAcgaccgcctcgccgtcgtccccgtccaggcctccgccgccgtcgccgagaagCACGATCTCGTGGAGATGAACGCCGAGGGACGGAAGGAGGCCACTAGGATGGTGCAGTCGTCGTTGACGGTCACCGGCGAAAACAAGTTGTCAACGGCCTTGAAGAAGGCAGCGACG ATATTGGAAGGTCGGAAAGACCATGACAAGAAAAGACCGGGGTTCATCGTCCTCAtctccgacggcgacgacgcctcCGTCCTCCGCGACGCCATGAACCTCAACTGCTCCGTCCACGCCTTCGGCTTCCGCGACGCCCACAACGCAAGGGCCATGCACCGCATCGCCAACACCTCGGCCGGCACCTACGGCATCCTCAACGACGGCCACGACGGGCTCGCCGACGCCTTCGTCACCAGCGTCGGCAACATCAcctccatcgtcgccgtcgacgcggaGGTCAGCGTCTCCTGCAGCGGCGCGgagtcgacggcggcgaagctGACGGCCATCGAGTCCGGCAGGTTCAAGCACGACATCAATGGTGGCGGAAAGCGCGGCACCATACAGGCCGGCGCCCTCCAGGCCGGCGCGGTGAGGAGCTTCCTCGTCTACGTGGAcaacgtcggcgacgacgagctcgaacACCTGCCGAGCATGCTCACCGTCGGCGTGCAGTACGAGGACCgttcgacgacgacgtcgcagAACGCGGCGGAGAACCAGGCCGGGCGAGAGATGGCACGGCGAACCGcccaggtcgtcgtcgtcagggACGGCGACGAGCACTCGAggttggtggcggcggagatcgTCCGCGTCGCGGCGATGAGGATCGTCGGCGAGATCATCAAAAATTACGGCGACAACGGGAgggcgctcgccggcgccgccgacgagctgcaCAAGCAGTGGAGCCTCCTGAAGAAGTCGGAGTTCGCCAAGGAGGCCGCCCCGGCGTGCTTCGTCTCCGCGCTCGACGCGGAGATGTCGGAGATGGAGGCCACCCTGCGCCGGAGCTCCGGCATGTCGTACATGCTGTCGTGGCAGACCTGCCACTCCCTGCAGCACCTGCAGCACGcgcgttcgtcgtcgtcgccgtcggcgacgacgtcggtggcggcggcggcgaaggggaacggcggcgcgtcggctgtggcggcggcggcgcggcagagcTTCAcggcgggaggggcggcggcgatgggcaaGTTCGTGTGGTCCGGAGCtcatcacggcggcggcggcggcggcggcggcggcggcgagaggaagcGCAAGTACCAGAGCTCGGAGATGGAGATGATCGAGCAGCGGCTGGCGTACTGGACCAAGGTGAAGTGCGAGCTGCCGCCGATGCATCACGACGGCGAGTGCCCCGACCACATGACCACCATCTTCCGCGATGCCTCCCGCGACTCCATCGACCGCGCCATGTTCCACGACGTCTTCTTG GCCGTCGTGCATGCGACCGGCCGGAGGAGCTCcaagtccggcggcggcggggacagtTCATGCGGCCTCTGA
- the LOC127755230 gene encoding CASP-like protein 1U2 encodes MSYGCQVSDDEPNGSKAVSLLLRLSTLALALTSAVVMATASECTVVQLNGVVATITYKDFPPFVYLVGFNIAAAMLEAAAIYLRLSTGGGDDDDEGFKGKLPGILLVVIDVAVQALVYTATGGAFAAVSAYGPQINACGAGAGRFCGQVHQSKLLSFAGSAAVGLAVVFRDVSLPFSLWPTSSD; translated from the coding sequence atgTCGTACGGGTGCCAGGTCAGCGACGACGAGCCGAACGGATCGAAGGCGGtgagcctcctcctccggctgtcgacgctggcgctggcgctcACCTCGGCGGTGgtcatggcgacggcgagcgagtGCACCGTCGTCCAGCTCAACGGCGTCGTCGCCACCATCACCTACAAGGACTTCCCGCCGTTCGTCTACCTCGTCGGCTTcaacatcgccgccgccatgctggaggcggcggcgatctaCCTGCGGCtgagcaccggcggcggcgacgacgacgacgaggggttCAAGGGCAAGCTCCCCGGGATCCTCCTCGTGGTGATCGACGTCGCCGTGCAGGCGCTCGTCTacacggccaccggcggcgcgtTCGCCGCCGTGTCGGCGTACGGCCCGCAGATCAACgcctgcggcgccggcgccggccgcttCTGCGGCCAGGTGCACCAGTCGAAGCTCCTCTCGTtcgccggcagcgccgccgtcggcctcgccgtcgtcttcaGGGACGTCTCGCTGCCGTTCTCCCTGTGGCCCACCTCGTCAGACTGA